GCTGGCGTCGCACATCCTCGACATGCAGCGGCGCGAGGACCTCGGCATCGCCAAGTGAGGCCGCCCAGCCGTCCTTTCACAAGTGCATGAGCGCGGGAAGCTTGGCCTTGCTCCCGACACGATCGGACGGCACCAGGGGCCTTCCGTTTCGAGAGTTGCTTTCATGATCCTGTCCCGCCGCACGCTTCTGGCCGGCCTCGCTGCTTCCGGCACCGGTCTCCCCGCCTTCGCCCAGTCCGCGCCCGAGCCGCAGATGGTTCCGGTCGAGCTCGTCGAGGACGCGCTGGCCCTGCCCTCCGCCGTCAGGATCGGGCATCCGCACGGCGACGTGATCATGGTCGAATATTTCGATTACAATTGCCCCTGGTGCCGAAAGTCGGCCGCCGACCTGCCCGCGCTCCTCGAGGCCGAGCCCGAACTCACCTATGTGCTCGTGAACTTCGCGGTCCTCGGCATCCCGTCCGTCACGGCCACGAAGGCCGCCCTCGCCTATCTCCAGGTCTACGGCCCCGGGCGCTACCTGCCGCTCCACCTCGCTCTCTTCAAGCTGAAGGGAGCCGTCGACGGCGGGCGGGCGCTGAAGGAGATCGAACGCCTGGGAGGCGATACCGCGCGCCTGGAGGAGGTCGCGAATGCCGACCGGACCACCCAATGGATGAGGGATGCGTTCAAGATCGGCGATTCGCTGGGCTTCACCGCCACCCCCTCCTACCTCGTCGCGACGGAAGCCTATGTGGGCGGGATAACGCTCGCCCAGAAGCGCGAGGCGATTGCGCGCGCGAGGGGATAGCATCCTCCCCTCGTCCCAGACCCGCCATGAACGGCCGTGAGGACGTTCACCGTCACCATTTCTTAGACATTCGCCGCGGAAGCGTTTAAGCGCGACTCTGCCCATGTCGCTCATCCGCTCCTCCCTTTTGGTCGGCTTCGGCTCGATCGCCTCGCGCATTCTCGGCTTCGTCCGGGACATGCTGTTCGCGCAGGCGCTCGGCGCGGGACCCGTCGCGGATGCGTTTCTCACCGCCTTTCGCCTGCCGAACCTCGTGCGGCGCATCGTCGGCGAGGGCGGGCTCAACCCGGCCCTCGTTCCGCACCTGAGCCGCCTGGAGCCGGAAGAGGCCGCCGAGGCGGCCGGCGACGTGATCGGCGTCTTCGCCCTCGCGCTTCTCGGCCTCAGCGCCCTCGTCGAGATCGGCGCGGGCCCCTTGGCTTTCCTTCTCGCTCCGGGCCTTCACGCCGATGGGGAGACTCTGGCACTGGCGGCCCTCTACACGCGCCTGTCCTTTCCCATCGTATTGGGGGTGACGCTCTCCTCCGTGGCGGCCGCGATCCTCAACATGCGCGGTCGCTATGGGGCGACGGCGCTCGCGCCCCTTGCGGTCAATGCCGGACTGATCCTGACGCTCGTGGCGCTGGAGACCGCCTTCGCCCTACCCCTCGACGCCAAGGCGGCCTGGTTGTCGGGGGCGTCGAGCCTCGCAGGCTTCCTTCAGCTCGCCGCAATGCTGGTCGCGCTGCGGCGGGGCCGGGAAACGCTCGTGCGCTTCCGCAGGCCGCGCTGGTCCCCGGGCCTGCGAAATCTGCTCCTGGCAGGCTTCCCGGCACTCGTCGCCAGCGGCGCCGTGCAGCTTTTCCTGCTGGCGGGAACCCAGATGGCCTCCTTCTGGGCGTCCGGCATCTCCTGGCTTTATTACGCCGACCGGGTGATGCAGCTGCCGCTCGGACTCATGGCGGCCCTGGGCGCCAGCGTCCTGCTGCCGGAGCTCGCCCGGCACCATCGCGCGGGTGAAACGGACGCGATCGTGTCGGCCCAGCACCGGGCGCTCGAAATGGCCCTGCTGCTGGCCCTGCCGGCCAGCGCGGCCCTGCTGATCCTGGCTTTCCCGATCACGGTCGTTCTCTTCCAGCGGGGGGCCTTCCAACCCTCGGATTCCGCCGGAACCGCGCTGGTGCTCGCGGCCTTGAGCCTCGGCCTGCCCTTCGCCACCGCCGCCAAGGTGCTGAGCCAGACCCTGTTCGCGCGCGGAGCTCTGCGCAAGACGGTCGCCGCCGCCGGGCTCGGCATCGTCACGACGGTCGCAGGAGGCGCGCAGCTCGCGTCCTTCTGGGGGCCTGCCGGAATTGCCCTCGGCATCAGCCTGGGCTGTGTCGCCCACGTCCTCGCGATGATCTGGTTGCTGGCCCGAATCGGCTTGTGGCACCCCGACCGCCGCTTCCTCGCGCGCCTTCTGCGCATCGGTCTCTCGGCCGCCCTCATGAGCCTGGCCCTCTGGGGAGCAAAAGGGTTCCTCGGGCCCATGGGTCCCGCAGCCCTGGCGGGCCTGTGTCTCGGCGGCCTTGGCGTTTATGCCCTCGCGGCATGGCTGACCGGCGCGGTGACCCGTGACGACCTGACCCGGTTCCGTTAAACGCTTGCATCGTGGCGCGGCCCTGTCATAACCGCGCCGCAACGCAATAAGGGAAACAACGCGGCCGGCGTCCAACCCGGTCCGGCGTAGGAGTGCAAGACGATGGCGCAGTTCAAGGAGCTGGTTTTCTCAGGCATGCAGCCGACGGGGAACCTGCATCTCGGCAACTATCTCGGCGCGATGATCCGATGGATCGAACTCCAGAAGACGATGGAATGCATCTATTGCGTCGTCGACATGCACGCCATCACCGTCTGGCAGGACCCGGCCGACCTGAAGCGCCAGATCCGCGAGGTGACAGCCGCCTATCTCGCCGCCGGCCTCGACCCGAAGAAGAGCATCATCTTCAACCAGAGCCAGGTGTACCAGCACGCGGAGCTCGCCTGGGTGTTCAACTGCGTCGCGCGCATCGGCTGGATGAACCGCATGACGCAGTTCAAGGAGAAGGCCGGCAAGGACCGCGAGAACGCCTCGCTCGGCCTCTATGCCTATCCGAGCCTGATGGCCGCCGACATCCTGGTCTACCGCGCCACGCACGTGCCGGTGGGCGAGGACCAGAAGCAGCATCTCGAGCTGACCCGCGACGTGGCGCAGAAGTTCAACAACGACTATGCCGCCTCGATCGCCGAGAACGGCCATGGCGACGCCTTCTTCCCGCTCACCGAGCCCATGATCCAGGGCCCGGCCACCCGCGTCATGTCGCTGCGCGACGGATCGAAGAAGATGTCGAAGTCGGACCCGTCCGACTATTCCCGCATCAACCTCACGGACGATGCCGACACCATCGCCCAGAAGGTCCGCAAGGCGAAGACGGATCCCGAGCCTCTGCCCTCCGAGATCGAAGGCCTGAAAGGCCGTCCCGAGGCGGAGAACCTGGTCGCCATCTACGCGGCGCTCACCGGCATGACGGCGGAAGACGTGCTGCGCGACCACGGCGGCGGACAGTTCTCCGGCTTCAAGGCGGCTCTGGTGGACGTGGCGGTAACGAAGCTCGCTCCGATTGCCGAGGAGATGCGCCGTCTCATGGACGATCCCGGCCATATCGACGCGATTCTCATCGACGGTTCGAACCGCGCCCGGGTGATCGCCGCCCAGACCATGGACGCGGTGAGGGACATCGTAGGCTTCGTTCGGGCCCGCTGAACGCGACCCGGTGGTCCGCTCCGGACCACCGGGTCAATCCCACAGGGGCAGGTCGATAAAGGGCAAGCCCGCTTTTCACATCCGATGCTCCAACATCGGTTCGAGCGTCTTTATCACGCAAAACCGGTTCCCACTTTTGGGACCCATCCGATGCTTTCTCCTTGAATGAGAGCATCGTCCGGGCGGACCCGAAGGGCCGCGTCAGCGAATACCGGATCCACTTTTCCGCACGATGCTCTAGATCAAAGCCTCGCCCTTGTTCTATTCGTTCGGGCAGGGCAGCATCATGCCGTTGCAGGAGAGCTTGCATTGAGCGGGCAGCGCCGATCCTACGAATCGGGCCACCGGCCGAAATTCATGGTGGTGGTCGACAAGACGCCGGAATGCGCGCAGGCGGTCCATTTCGCCTCGCGTCGTTGCGCGCGCACCGGAGCGAGCATGCTCATGCTCGCCGTGGTCGCTCCACCGGACAATTTCGAGTGGATCGGCGTCGGCGAGGCCATGATCGAGGAGGCGAGCGCCGAAGCCGCCAAGCTCCTCGAGGCGGCCGCCCGCGAGGCGCGCAGCGCCGCGGGCGTGGAGCCGGAGCAGGTGATCCGCGTCGGCAGCCGCGCGGAAGAGATCATCAAGCTGATCCGCGAGGACGAGGACGTATCCTTCCTGGTCCTCGCCGCCGGCAGCGGCAAGGAAGGCCCCGGCCCCCTCGTGAGCACGCTCGCCGGCAAGGCGGCCTCCACCTTCCCGGTCCCCATCGTAATCGTGCCGGGCAGCCTGACGGACGAGGAGATCGACGCCCTGGCGGGGTGAGGTGCATGGTCCGGCGTCATGGCCGTGCTCGTCACGGCCATCCAGATCTTGAAAACCGAAGCCTGAAAACCGAAGCTTGGAAGCCGCGGCGTGTCGAAGGCGTGTCTTCCCGGGACCAAGTCCGGCGGCAGGGATGTCGGAAGCGCCGCCATTCATTCTCCCCCATTCATTCTCCCCTTGGAATCCTCCTCTCCCCGATCCACATTGGGGTTAAAACCTGTTAGAACGATTCTAAACCCACCGCTCGGCCGGCCTTGAACCGGCGTCAGAGGACCCACAAGCGATGTTCATCCAGACCGAAGCCACTCCCAACCCCGCCACCTTGAAGTTCCTGCCCGGCCGCGTCGTAATGCCGGAAGGCACCTTCGAGGCGAAGACCCCCGAGCAGGGCGAGTTCTCGCCTCTGGCCCAGCGCCTGTTCTCGGTGCCGGGCGTGACCGGTGTCTTCTTCGGCTACGATTTCATCACCGTCACGAAGGCCGACGGCGAGTGGCAGCACCTGAAGCCCGCCATCCTGGGCGCGATCATGGAGCATTTCATGACCGGCGCGCCGCTCTTCGCGAACGGCTACGGGGCGTCGGAGGAGGACAGTGAGGAATTCTTCGATCCGCAGGACGCGTCCACCGTCGAGACCATCAAGGAACTGCTCGAGACCCGCATTCGCCCGGCGGTGGCGGGCGACGGAGGCGACATCACCTTCCGGGGCTTCAAGGACGGGGTGGTCTATCTCGTCATGAAGGGCGCCTGCTCCGGCTGCCCCTCCTCGACCGCCACGCTTCGCCACGGCATCCAGAACCTGCTGCGGCACTTCCTGCCCGACGTGCGCGAGGTCCAGGCTGTTTGACGGTACGTCAAGAGCTCTCATATGAACAGCGCGGCCCTCACGCCGCGCTTTTTCTTTGGAGACGTGTCTTGCCCTCTCTGTCCGACGCCGCCCTCGACCAGCTCTTCCGCAATGCCCGCACCCACCGGTGGTGGGACGACCGGACGATCTCGGAGGACACCCTGCGGGCGATCGCCGACCTCGCCAAGATGCCCCCAACCAACGGCAATTCCTCCCCGGGCCGCTTCGTCTTCGTGGTGTCTCAAGCCGCCAAGGAGAAGCTGAAGCCCCATCTCGACGAGGGCAATGTGCGCCAGACCATGAGCGCGCCCGCCACCGTCATCGTGGCGCACGACATGGAATTCTACGAGAAGCTCGATTTCCTGGCTCCGCACAGCAAGGACGCGCGCAGCTGGTTCACGGGCAGCCCCGAGACCATCGCGCGCACGGCCATCCACGGCTCGACCCTGCAGGGCGCCTACATCATCATGGCGGCGCGCTCGCTGGGACTCGATTGCGGCCCCATGGGCGGCTTCGACCGCGAGGGCGTCGACCGAACCTTCTTCCCGGACGGGACGATCAAGTCCAACTTCCTCATCAATCTCGGTTACGGCATCCCGGAGAAGCTTCACCCCCGCGCGCCGCGCTTCGCGTTCGAGGACTTCTGCCGGATCGAGTAACCGTGGCCTTCTCTTGAAGGGAGCATCGGACAGGCCCGAAAGTGCAAGTCCACTTTCGGAGCCGATGCTCTAAGATCGGCTCCCGATCAGCATGAACGGCGCGCCGTGACCGAGAAACCGCAGACCGACAGGATCGACCCTGCGCCCGAGCCTCTCCCGGAGCGCACCACGATCGACTCGACCTTCCGCAACGGGTCGCTGACGGCGATCGGGGTCGTGGTCGGCTTCTCGCTGGGTTTCTTGAGTCGCTGGGCGGGCCTTCCGGGAGACTGGGAGCGGTCCGACCTCATCGCCGTCTCCGCGATCACCCTCGGGATCGTGCTCCAGATCAAGGCTCTGGCCAATCTTCTGGCGATCGATTCTCTGCGGATCGACAAATACAACCGCTCAGTCCGGATCTTCATCATCGGGCTGATGCTCGTCGCCTGCGGGATTGCCGCCGCTCTTTTCGCCGACCTCCTCGGCTTCGGCGGTATCGCCCTGAGGGGATGAGGCGGCCGGAGGGCCACATTCGTGAAAACCGGGTCCACTTTTCCGCACGAGGCGCGAGAGCATCGGACCCAAAAGTGGATTTGCACTTTTGGGATCGAATCCGATGCTCCCTTCTTAGATCAGCGCATCGTTTGAGCTGAAAACCGGGTCCACTTTTCCGCACGATGCGCTAAAGAGAGGTCTCGATCAGACGGAGACGAATATTGCGCGTCCTTGCCATCGATACCGCTCTCGGCGCCTGCTCGGCCTGCATCTGGCAGGCGGGCGATGACGCGCCGCTGGCCGGCGAGACCCTGCCCATGGAGCGAGGCCACGCGGAGGCCCTGCTGCCGCTCATCGACCGGGTCGCCGCCAAGGTCGAAGGCGGCTTCGAGAGCCTCGACCGGGTCGCCGTGACCGTGGGACCCGGCAGCTATACGGGCCTGCGCGTCGGGATCTCGGCCGCCCGGGGAATCGGTCTTGCGGCCGGAATTCCGGTGGTGGGCGTGGCCACCCTCTCAGCCTTCCTGGCCCCGCTCATGGTGAAGGAGCGGCGCGGGCTGTTCACCGCCGCCCTCGATGCCAAGCACGGGCACATCTACATCCAGGCCATCGCGGCGGGCGGGCGCACCATCATCCCGCCGAGCCTCATGACCTATCGCGATGCGGTGCGCGTGCTCGGCTCCGGTCCGCTGCTGATCAGCGGCTCGGCCGCTCCCATGCTGGCGGCTGAGGCCCGCATGCAGGGCGTGGAAGCCCACGTGACCGACATGCCCCAGGCGCCCGACATCGCCTGGGTGGCGCGCCTCGGCGCCCTCGCCGACCCGAATCAGGCTCTCCCGAAGCCCCTCTATCTCCGCGATCCCGACGCCAAGCCTCAGGATGGCGCGCGCATCGCCCGCCGATGAGCTTCTTCGACCTCTTCAAGAGGCCCGGCGGATTCCGCATCGACCCGCTCGGCACGGAATCCGCCGCCCGGATGGCGGCGATCCATGCCGCCTCCTTCGCGCGTCCCTGGACCACGCTGGAATTCGAGCGGCTCATGGGCGAGCGCGGGATGGTCGGAGACGGGCTTTTCCTAGGTCCTGCCCCCAAGGGTCTCGCCTCAAAGCCTTCGGGCTTCGTCCTGTCGCGCATGGTGCTCGACGAGGCGGAGATCCTCACGGTCGCGGTCGCCCGCGAGGTCCGTGGCAAGGGTCTCTCGATCCCTCTCCTGGAGCGGCACCTGGATGAACTCTCCCGCCGCGGCGTCCGCACCGTCCACCTGGAGGTGGAGGAGGGAAACCAGCCCGCGCTCGCCCTCTATCGCCGCTTCGGCTTCAAGGAGGTCGGTCGACGGGAGGCTTATTACCAGAAGCCCGACGGCAGCCGGGTCGCGGCGCTCACCATGGCAGTCAGCCTATAGCCCCTCCCCGGCAAGTCCCGTATAAGCATTTTTCAGGCGCATCGTGCTTGATGCGGCGGTTCCGGGTTCCCGCAGACGCGGCCCGCCGGTTCCGCCCTAACGATGCGCGATCGAAGACAGCGGGCATCGGATCGATCCGGAGCGCGGCTTTGGCCCTCGGTCCGGCGTTCGGGGAGTGAGTTTCAGTTTTGGCAGCACGGACTATCAGCACCGGAAAATCCCGCCGACCCGGCGTGATCGAGCGCGCCTGCCGCGACAAGGGCCTGCGCATGACGGGCCAGCGGAAGATCATCGCGCAGATTCTCGACGACGCCGCCGATCATCCCGACGTGGTGGAACTCCACCGCCGGGCGGCCGAGGTGGACCACCGCATCTCCCTGTCCACGGTCTATCGCACCGTGAAGCTCTTCGAGACGGAAGGCATTCTGGAGAGGCTCGATTTCCGCGACGGCCGCTCCCGCTACGAGCAGGCGGCGCGCGAGCATCACGACCATCTCATCAATCTCGAGACCGGCGCCGTGATCGAGTTCCACTCTGAGGAGATCGAGGCGCTGCAGACCGAGATCGCCCGGCGTCTCGGCTACAAGGTCGTCTATCACCGCCTCGAGCTCTATGCGGTGCCGCTCGCCAAGGACGACGCGTGACGAGGATCGCCGTCGCCCTGAAGCTCCTCGTCCTGGCGCTGTGCAGCCTCGTGCTCGTCCCGCTGCAGATGCTGGGGATCCGCTTCGGCTGGGGCCTCATCCACCATCTGCCGGTTCTGTTTCACCGCATTCTCCTCAGGCTCTTTGGCGTGCGCGTGATCGAGAAGGGAATGCCGCCGGGCGACGCACCGACCCTCGTCGTGGCCAATCACGTCTCCTGGCTCGACATCCCCGTCATCGGCTCGGTCCACCCTCTCTCCTTCATTGCGAAATCCGAGATCGAGAACTGGCCGGTGGTCGGCCTCTTCGCGAGGCTCCAGCGCTCCGTCTTCATCGACCGCCAGCGTCGGAAAGCCACCGCCGAGGTGAACGACGCCCTCGCCCATCGCCTCGTGAAGGGCGAGGTCATCGTGCTGTTCGCGGAGGGCACCACAGGCGACGGCAACCGGCTCCTGCCTTTCCGCTCCTCTCTGGTGGGCGCCGCGCAGGCGGCCCTCATGCACGACAGCGTCGAGAAGGTCTTTCTGCAGCCTCTTTCCATCGCGTATGTCCGCCGCGACGGACTTCCCGTCACGCGGCGCGAGCGGCCCTTCATCGCCTGGTACGGCGACATGGACCTTGCGCCTCATCTCAGGCTCTTCGTGGAAGGCCACCCCATCGACGTGGTGCTGACCTGGGGCGAGCCGATCCCCTTCAACGGCAATCGCAAGGAAGCCACCGCCGCCGCCGAGAGCGCCGTGCGCAAGGCCCTGAAGGCGGTGTGAGGAAATACCTCCTCACATGTCATGAGGCTGTGGGGGCGTTGCGCTTCTCCTCCGCAGGTCGCGGATATGGATCTCCGCCATCGTGGGGATAACGGAGGGTGCGGGGCAATACGGGGCTTCAGAATCCACCCGTGTCGAACTCAAGGCC
This window of the Microvirga sp. TS319 genome carries:
- a CDS encoding thioredoxin domain-containing protein; translated protein: MILSRRTLLAGLAASGTGLPAFAQSAPEPQMVPVELVEDALALPSAVRIGHPHGDVIMVEYFDYNCPWCRKSAADLPALLEAEPELTYVLVNFAVLGIPSVTATKAALAYLQVYGPGRYLPLHLALFKLKGAVDGGRALKEIERLGGDTARLEEVANADRTTQWMRDAFKIGDSLGFTATPSYLVATEAYVGGITLAQKREAIARARG
- a CDS encoding lysophospholipid acyltransferase family protein, encoding MTRIAVALKLLVLALCSLVLVPLQMLGIRFGWGLIHHLPVLFHRILLRLFGVRVIEKGMPPGDAPTLVVANHVSWLDIPVIGSVHPLSFIAKSEIENWPVVGLFARLQRSVFIDRQRRKATAEVNDALAHRLVKGEVIVLFAEGTTGDGNRLLPFRSSLVGAAQAALMHDSVEKVFLQPLSIAYVRRDGLPVTRRERPFIAWYGDMDLAPHLRLFVEGHPIDVVLTWGEPIPFNGNRKEATAAAESAVRKALKAV
- a CDS encoding GNAT family N-acetyltransferase, yielding MSFFDLFKRPGGFRIDPLGTESAARMAAIHAASFARPWTTLEFERLMGERGMVGDGLFLGPAPKGLASKPSGFVLSRMVLDEAEILTVAVAREVRGKGLSIPLLERHLDELSRRGVRTVHLEVEEGNQPALALYRRFGFKEVGRREAYYQKPDGSRVAALTMAVSL
- the murJ gene encoding murein biosynthesis integral membrane protein MurJ, producing MSLIRSSLLVGFGSIASRILGFVRDMLFAQALGAGPVADAFLTAFRLPNLVRRIVGEGGLNPALVPHLSRLEPEEAAEAAGDVIGVFALALLGLSALVEIGAGPLAFLLAPGLHADGETLALAALYTRLSFPIVLGVTLSSVAAAILNMRGRYGATALAPLAVNAGLILTLVALETAFALPLDAKAAWLSGASSLAGFLQLAAMLVALRRGRETLVRFRRPRWSPGLRNLLLAGFPALVASGAVQLFLLAGTQMASFWASGISWLYYADRVMQLPLGLMAALGASVLLPELARHHRAGETDAIVSAQHRALEMALLLALPASAALLILAFPITVVLFQRGAFQPSDSAGTALVLAALSLGLPFATAAKVLSQTLFARGALRKTVAAAGLGIVTTVAGGAQLASFWGPAGIALGISLGCVAHVLAMIWLLARIGLWHPDRRFLARLLRIGLSAALMSLALWGAKGFLGPMGPAALAGLCLGGLGVYALAAWLTGAVTRDDLTRFR
- a CDS encoding malonic semialdehyde reductase, producing MPSLSDAALDQLFRNARTHRWWDDRTISEDTLRAIADLAKMPPTNGNSSPGRFVFVVSQAAKEKLKPHLDEGNVRQTMSAPATVIVAHDMEFYEKLDFLAPHSKDARSWFTGSPETIARTAIHGSTLQGAYIIMAARSLGLDCGPMGGFDREGVDRTFFPDGTIKSNFLINLGYGIPEKLHPRAPRFAFEDFCRIE
- a CDS encoding universal stress protein → MSGQRRSYESGHRPKFMVVVDKTPECAQAVHFASRRCARTGASMLMLAVVAPPDNFEWIGVGEAMIEEASAEAAKLLEAAAREARSAAGVEPEQVIRVGSRAEEIIKLIREDEDVSFLVLAAGSGKEGPGPLVSTLAGKAASTFPVPIVIVPGSLTDEEIDALAG
- the tsaB gene encoding tRNA (adenosine(37)-N6)-threonylcarbamoyltransferase complex dimerization subunit type 1 TsaB, yielding MRVLAIDTALGACSACIWQAGDDAPLAGETLPMERGHAEALLPLIDRVAAKVEGGFESLDRVAVTVGPGSYTGLRVGISAARGIGLAAGIPVVGVATLSAFLAPLMVKERRGLFTAALDAKHGHIYIQAIAAGGRTIIPPSLMTYRDAVRVLGSGPLLISGSAAPMLAAEARMQGVEAHVTDMPQAPDIAWVARLGALADPNQALPKPLYLRDPDAKPQDGARIARR
- a CDS encoding Fur family transcriptional regulator, encoding MTGQRKIIAQILDDAADHPDVVELHRRAAEVDHRISLSTVYRTVKLFETEGILERLDFRDGRSRYEQAAREHHDHLINLETGAVIEFHSEEIEALQTEIARRLGYKVVYHRLELYAVPLAKDDA
- a CDS encoding NifU family protein produces the protein MFIQTEATPNPATLKFLPGRVVMPEGTFEAKTPEQGEFSPLAQRLFSVPGVTGVFFGYDFITVTKADGEWQHLKPAILGAIMEHFMTGAPLFANGYGASEEDSEEFFDPQDASTVETIKELLETRIRPAVAGDGGDITFRGFKDGVVYLVMKGACSGCPSSTATLRHGIQNLLRHFLPDVREVQAV
- the trpS gene encoding tryptophan--tRNA ligase, whose translation is MAQFKELVFSGMQPTGNLHLGNYLGAMIRWIELQKTMECIYCVVDMHAITVWQDPADLKRQIREVTAAYLAAGLDPKKSIIFNQSQVYQHAELAWVFNCVARIGWMNRMTQFKEKAGKDRENASLGLYAYPSLMAADILVYRATHVPVGEDQKQHLELTRDVAQKFNNDYAASIAENGHGDAFFPLTEPMIQGPATRVMSLRDGSKKMSKSDPSDYSRINLTDDADTIAQKVRKAKTDPEPLPSEIEGLKGRPEAENLVAIYAALTGMTAEDVLRDHGGGQFSGFKAALVDVAVTKLAPIAEEMRRLMDDPGHIDAILIDGSNRARVIAAQTMDAVRDIVGFVRAR